From a region of the Candidatus Sulfotelmatobacter sp. genome:
- a CDS encoding feruloyl-CoA synthase, which translates to MTSALRAERVLRSEVPLGRYPDRVGDDLVRWAAQRPDHVFMAQRAGEGWRTVTYARALERAREIGGALLAIGGPDHPLAVIAENGIDHALVVLGALYAGIPVAPLSVNYARADADPARLRALLEVLHPAAVLVPDATLADNVARGVRGLPLLTDVAALRGDRELADAAFARIGPDTVAKILFTSGSTGTPKGVVTTHRMLCSNQTMLTQIWAERVDDPVVVDWAPWSHVASGSKIFGLVLRNGGTFYVDDGRPLPGAFDATLRNLREVAPTFYFNVPRGYQLLADAFERDEALAAAFFSRVRVLLNAGAAIHETLRARLAQLALRYAGREIPVVSCWGATETAPMATAVWGPRPAAPETIGTPVPGVEIKLAPVDDRWEMRVRGPSVTPGYWRNPDATAAAFDEEGYYKSGDAAELLDPNDPARGIVFAGRISENFKLSSGTWVNVGAVRLASVEATAPLLDDVVVAGADQEELGLLGFVNLAAARELAGLPNAERAELAAHPAVRERLRAALLERNARAGGLSQRVTRVLLLPDAPSGADGEITDKGSVNQRRVLTRRAADVARLYADPLDPEVLPIR; encoded by the coding sequence GTGACGAGCGCGCTCCGGGCCGAGCGCGTGCTGCGCTCGGAGGTCCCGCTGGGACGGTATCCCGACCGGGTCGGCGACGATCTCGTCCGCTGGGCCGCGCAGCGGCCCGATCACGTGTTCATGGCGCAGCGCGCCGGCGAGGGCTGGCGCACGGTCACCTACGCGCGCGCGCTCGAGCGTGCGCGCGAGATCGGCGGTGCGCTGCTGGCGATCGGCGGCCCCGACCATCCGCTGGCCGTGATCGCCGAGAACGGCATCGACCACGCGCTGGTGGTGCTGGGCGCGCTGTACGCCGGCATCCCGGTGGCGCCGCTCTCGGTGAACTACGCGCGCGCCGACGCCGACCCCGCGCGGCTGCGCGCGCTGCTCGAGGTGCTGCACCCGGCGGCGGTGCTGGTCCCCGACGCGACGTTGGCGGACAACGTCGCCCGCGGCGTGCGCGGCCTCCCGCTGCTGACCGACGTCGCGGCGTTGCGCGGGGACCGCGAGTTGGCCGATGCCGCGTTCGCGCGCATCGGCCCCGACACGGTCGCCAAGATCCTGTTCACCTCGGGCTCGACCGGCACGCCGAAGGGCGTCGTCACGACCCACCGCATGCTGTGCTCGAACCAGACCATGCTCACGCAGATCTGGGCCGAACGCGTCGACGATCCGGTCGTCGTCGATTGGGCGCCGTGGAGCCACGTCGCCTCGGGCAGCAAGATATTCGGTCTGGTGCTGCGCAACGGCGGCACCTTCTACGTCGACGACGGGCGACCGCTGCCGGGCGCATTCGACGCGACGCTGCGCAACCTGCGCGAGGTCGCGCCGACGTTCTACTTCAACGTGCCGCGCGGCTACCAGCTGCTGGCCGATGCGTTCGAGCGCGACGAAGCGCTGGCGGCTGCGTTCTTCTCGCGCGTGCGCGTGCTGCTCAACGCCGGCGCCGCGATCCACGAGACGCTGCGCGCGCGTTTGGCGCAGTTGGCGCTCCGGTATGCCGGCCGCGAGATTCCGGTCGTCTCGTGTTGGGGCGCGACCGAGACCGCGCCGATGGCGACCGCCGTGTGGGGACCGCGCCCGGCCGCGCCTGAAACGATCGGCACGCCGGTGCCGGGCGTCGAGATCAAGCTCGCGCCGGTCGACGATCGCTGGGAGATGCGCGTGCGCGGCCCGAGCGTGACGCCGGGCTACTGGCGCAACCCCGACGCGACCGCCGCGGCGTTCGACGAGGAAGGCTACTACAAGAGCGGCGACGCCGCGGAGCTGCTCGATCCGAACGACCCCGCGCGCGGCATCGTCTTCGCCGGCCGCATCAGCGAGAATTTCAAGCTCTCGTCGGGCACGTGGGTCAACGTCGGCGCGGTGCGTCTGGCGAGCGTCGAAGCGACGGCGCCGCTGCTCGACGACGTCGTCGTCGCCGGCGCCGACCAGGAGGAGCTGGGCCTGCTGGGCTTCGTGAACCTGGCCGCGGCGCGCGAGCTGGCCGGCCTGCCCAACGCCGAGCGCGCCGAGTTGGCCGCGCATCCGGCGGTGCGCGAGCGGCTGCGCGCGGCGCTGCTCGAACGCAACGCCCGCGCCGGCGGCCTCTCGCAGCGCGTGACCCGCGTGCTGCTGTTGCCCGACGCGCCCAGCGGCGCCGACGGCGAGATCACCGACAAAGGCTCCGTCAACCAGCGGCGCGTGCTGACGCGCCGCGCGGCCGACGTCGCGCGTCTGTACGCCGACCCGCTCGATCCCGAGGTCCTGCCGATCCGATGA